A stretch of the Odocoileus virginianus isolate 20LAN1187 ecotype Illinois unplaced genomic scaffold, Ovbor_1.2 Unplaced_Contig_79, whole genome shotgun sequence genome encodes the following:
- the LOC110124276 gene encoding olfactory receptor 10C1-like: protein MSSSEPIMSGNQSLCTHFTFVAFSSLAELQPVLFIVFLTIYLFTVGGNLLIIGLIWGTPSLHTPMYFFLVNLSFLEMCYITSVVPQMLVHLLVEIKTISVGCCAAQMYVFSILGLTECCLLAAMAYDHFVAICHPLHYSFLMDPRVCLKLAVASWTTGVVVESAQTTWIFTLPFCGTGRIQHFFCDIMPVVKLACVDTSHNEIVMFAISVLFIMTPCLLILCSYVRILVTILRIPSATGRSKAFSTCSSHILVVSLFYGTALFTYLQPKAAHTPETDKATTLMYTVVTPALNPVIYTLRNKEVKEAFQRLTLRSTHRQMT from the coding sequence ATGTCTAGCTCTGAGCCTATAATGAGTGGAAACCAGTCCCTCTGCACCCACTTCACATTTGTAGCATTTTCCTCTCTAGCAGAGTTGCAACCTGTGCTCTTCATTGTGTTCTTAACCATTTACTTGTTTACTGTGGGAGGAAACCTTCTCATCATTGGCTTGATCTGGGGCACCCCTTCCTTGCACActcccatgtatttcttcctggttaaCCTCTCCTTTCTGGAGATGTGCTATATCACTAGTGTGGTGCCTCAGATGCTGGTGCACTTGCTTGTGGAGATCAAGACCATAAGTGTGGGATGCTGTGCAGCTCAGATGTATGTATTCAGCATCTTGGGACTGACAGAATGCTGCCTGCTAGCAGCCATGGCTTATGACCACTTTGTAGCTATTTGCCATCCTCTGCATTACTCTTTCCTGATGGACCCTCGTGTGTGTTTGAAATTGGCTGTAGCATCTTGGACCACTGGGGTCGTGGTGGAATCAGCCCAGACCACATGGATCTTCACTCTGCCCTTCTGTGGAACAGGAAGGATCCAGCACTTTTTTTGTGACATCATGCCTGTAGTGAAACTAGCTTGTGTTGATACCTCCCACAATGAGATTGTGATGTTTGCTATCTCTGTGCTCTTTATCATGACCCCCTGTCTCCTCATTCTGTGCTCCTATGTGCGCATTCTGGTGACCATCCTGAGAATCCCTTCAGCCACTGGCAGAAGCAAAGCTTTCTCCACTTGCTCTTCTCATATCCTGGTTGTTTCTCTCTTCTATGGCACTGCCTTGTTCACTTACCTCCAACCGAAGGCTGCACACACTCCAGAAACAGACAAGGCAACCACACTCATGTACACAGTGGTCACACCTGCTCTGAATCCAGTTATCTACACCTTGAGGAACAAGGAAGTGAAGGAAGCCTTTCAAAGACTAACACTAAGGAGCACTCACAGACAAATGACCTAA